From the Manis javanica isolate MJ-LG chromosome 13, MJ_LKY, whole genome shotgun sequence genome, one window contains:
- the LOC140845389 gene encoding olfactory receptor 6M1-like, which produces MDHRNKSQVTEFILLGFQNEKEVEILLFSAFLLMYMTSLIGNSMIILLVCGDYRLHSPMYFFVANLSFLEVAITSTVVPKMLANTFSLTRAISFAGCLTQSIFYFLLGSTEFFILAIMSFDRYIAICNPLRYAMIMNKQTCILLLLGSYMGAFLSMLVPSILTAPVLFCGPNKIHHFFCDRAPVLKLACSDISPAELADFVSSALLLLGSLLLTGVSYTYIVITILRIPSAQGRQKAFSTCVSHITVVTLYYGSSIFLYVRPKKGSSMNINKFATVLNTIVTPMLNPFIYSLRNEKVKESLRDAFSKYAGVLQK; this is translated from the coding sequence ATGGATCACAGAAACAAGTCCCAAGTCACCGAATTCATTCTTCTCGGATTTCAGAATGAGAAAGAGGTAgaaattcttcttttctctgcattcctgctCATGTACATGACATCTCTGATTGGAAACAGCATGATCATCCTGTTGGTGTGTGGGGACTACCGTCTGCATTcccccatgtatttctttgtcgCCAATCTTTCTTTCCTGGAAGTCGCCATCACATCCACCGTGGTGCCAAAGATGCTGGCCAACACGTTTTCTCTCACCAGAGCAATATCCTTTGCAGGATGTCTCACTCAGTCCATCTTCTACTTCCTCCTGGGATCCACAGAATTCTTCATCCTGGCCATCATGTCCTTCGATCGATACATCGCCATCTGTAACCCCCTGAGGTATGCGATGATCATGAACAAGCAGACGTGCATATTGCTGCTTCTGGGATCCTACATGGGTGCCTTTCTGTCAATGTTGGTGCCATCCATCTTAACTGCACCTGTACTCTTTTGTGGCCCAAACAAAATCCATCACTTCTTCTGTGACCGAGCCCCTGTGCTAAAGCTGGCTTGTTCAGATATCTCCCCGGCTGAGCTGGCCGACTTTGTCTCCTCTGCCCTGTTGCTCCTGGGATCCTTACTCCTGACAGGAGTGTCTTACACGTACATTGTCATTACCATCCTTAGAATTCCCTCTGCCCAGGGACGCCAGAAGGCTTTCTCTACTTGTGTTTCACACATCACTGTGGTTACACTTTATTATGGGAGCTCTATTTTCCTCTATGTTCGTCCAAAAAAGGGCAGTTCAATGAACATCAACAAATTTGCCACAGTGCTGAACACCATTGTAACACCGATGCTGAATCCTTTCATCTACAGTCTCCGAAATGAGAAAGTCAAAGAATCCCTGAGAGATGCCTTCAGTAAATATGCAGGTGTGCTACAAAAATGA